The Astatotilapia calliptera chromosome 8, fAstCal1.2, whole genome shotgun sequence nucleotide sequence GGCAGGCTCGGCTCCAAGCACTGGGCGTTCGGCCCGTACTGGAGCCTCGACTGGCCACTCACTGGTTTACTGCCATTTGAGCAACGAGGAAGGAGGGGTGTACTGAAAGGATGATGAAGAGAGGATCTGGGTGGGGGGGGGATGAAGACAGtgaaaaatgaacataaatAGCTGCACAGGAATAGGGTGGACACACAGTCAGGAACATGTAAAGCAAAACCACTCACACACAAGTAATAACTGAGCTTTATGGAGGTTGCTGACAGTGTAGACTGTAATAacacaaaaccacacacacacacacggagtgAGGAGCAGAATTGGCATGTCTTCACACAGTTTAATTGGTTTATGGCTCAGACTTATAAGTCCAGAGTCCACTGTCAGGCCTACTTTGGTCTACTTTGTCCTCGGGTATCTGCGGGCCTTTGTCATCAGACTCGCTCAGACTTGTGCGGTTCTGAAGTGCCAGTTGGCTCATGTACCCCCTGCTGGTGTACAGCGGCTCGAAAGGCACACGCGCACCGGCAGCTGGATGCGCTGACTCCACCGGGCGCCGGGTTTTCAGTAACGGGGCTGGTGGACGGGGTGGAGGGGGGAAGGTTTGCCTTACCTGGATTGCCGCAGTCCGCGCACTTGTCGTTGCCCGGTCTCGCCAGCACgtcctgcagctgcagcttgtTCCCCTCCGCTTCCAGCGCCATGGTGAGTTTATCCGTCCAGCCTCACCGCGGTGGGAAGAAGGTGCCCAAGAACATCCGCCGCTGGGGtccagcagacagacagactggtCACCTGCCACCTCCGATCCGAGCTGTGCCCGAGGataagagagcagagagagaaaaggaaactgAGCGATCCGCGCCGAGAGCTCTTTCTGCCTCTCACTGATAGCTCTATTACCCAGGCTCTTTGGCTGCATAATAATCAAGCCCACACGTTACCATCGCcgcctcctcccctcctctgtctgcctgcttTCCCTTCAGCCTTATATCTTAGAAAAGTGAGACATCCAGCGGTGAGCTAGGTGAAGCTGCACGTTTAAAGAATCCAGTGGAGTCGGATCCTGCGCTCGTgcaaaaatgtcatttaaatgAAACTGATAACATGAACGTGCTCTGAATGCACACGCAGAAACGGAGAGGTGAATAAGTGTGCCTACtattaataaatacatattaaCATATATCTCCCATCTGAGGGAAGGTTGCAGGTTGTTTCCGAGGTTGCACTCTCCTGGATGGAGACCCCTGATTACCACTGGGATCGCTTTGGACTTCCACATCTGTTCCAGATGTTCCTTCAGCCGCTGGTAATTTACTATTTTCTCCtgctccttcttcctgatgttgctgtctgcTGCGATTACCACATTTAACACAACTCACACCACAGCGCATTTGGCCTGTTTCTCTTAACCACCTTTGTTGGTGTCTCCCAGCAGGACTTGGGGACTTTTAGGGTATATGCAGCACAGATGTTCTTGCACACAGACCCAGCTTGCATCTTACATCCTGTTGCCTGCCATGTGTTGGATAGTCTCTGGGGCAGCCTTGCACAGTCTGCAGCTTGGGTCCTGTTGGTTGTGGTAAACGCTTACTTCTATGGATCTGGCACTTGgggcctgtgtttgtgttgccatCATCGGAGCCTCTGCGCTGTCGGCTTCTAACCAGTAGGATTTCCTAATGTCAGTCAGTTCCTCTGTCTGTCATCCCATGTAGGGGCTTGGTCGTCCGTGACAGTTTCTCTTCCTGTTCCTCATCACCGTCTGTCGGCAGCTGCCTGAGGCAATCGTTTTTGATGTTGcatcaaatcatttttaaataatattttcaacCAGCAGTTATGATTTTCAATTTCTTACAGTATCTAAGAGAACAGTATGAATCGGTTCTATCAGATTCAGTGTACAGTTAGAGTTTCTTTTTTAGTCCGTTATATTATTTTGAATTATGAAActgttttttagttttcatgAGAACTTTATTTTGCAAAGTATCCAAAGTCATTTGTTTGTAATGAGGGGAAATTCTGATCACTGTGCTTTCCCCCTGTAGTCCTATAGTATCCGTTTGCTATTGTGCATTACATGGTCATTTTTAGCAGACTGGTTGTTAATGCCACGGAAAAAAATAAGTTACACATTTATTAAGACCAAAATTAAACCCATATATGGGTTTAATTAATATCAGCTCTTATTCTTTCACGAAAGTGCGGACAGTTTACGATAGCATCAATCGATTACTAATGTCTGTCTGCCGAGCCCTCAAAATAAAACGTCATACTTGCGCGACAGCAGGGTCAAACGGAGAGGCTGTTGTTTATGTCAAAACATTTTGAGACGGCCCTCTGTGAACTGAGAGAAAATGTCTACCGCTATGAATTTCGGGTCGAAGACTTTTAAACCTCGGCCTCCGGACAAAGGCTCGTTCCCTCTGGACCATTTCGGTAAGCTCCAGCTGAGCCTGTCTGCCCCGTTAAATAACTCTCGTTCCCCTCACCGCAGACACAACAGCGACAGAATTAATAATAACTGTGACAGTGTATGCTATAaatatttagaaatgttttaaataagtGCAATGCACTCATAGACCTTTGTCTAAGCCAGCTGCCTTTTAGCAGGATTGGTACATGGACGTTTACAGCGATGCTTGATGCTATTGCTATTAGGACAGAAGGTCTGAAGGACAGACTGTAATGAAAATAGCGTTTACACAAACATGTATGATGTGCTGCTCTGCGTTATATTTATACCAGTTATAAATGTTATTAACTACATTAAACTTCTGATCAGTttgctttattaaaataagagacatttaatgaaaatgaaGATTGACCACCACACATCTTTCATGGTTTTCAAAACTATAattgggtgcacaagtttgaaattattttctttaatcaaCACAGGCTCATATATGTACACCCGCActatttggttaaatgttcgTTAGCAAGTTGCACCTTGGTTGCACTTTAAAGAAATTATGAAAGCTCAAAATGACCATTCATGCgcatgatgagtgtatgtaaaacAACTCGCTcacaaacaacaggaaactttGTAGGACAACGCCTCACCTGCTgtttgattttttccctttcatttgaaaacacaaatgtctgtcctgCTCTATATAAACTGCACAGAACCTTCAAGCAATATGTTGGCAGCAGCCCTTCACTTAAAAAGCTAGAAAAGTATCATGATACACAGTCATGGACAGAAAGTTTTGGCAGTAGCACAAATGTTGTGTTTCATACAAACTTCActgattctgtttttattaacatgattttttttttctgcgtgTATGATCTACAGAAGAACCCTCATTAGCGTGTCATAACTTTCAAAGACTTTTAATGgcaattaaaaatcaaatatgtgcATTATGTTGTTGGCCATTGTTCTCGATAACTTGTGCTGGATGTCAGCTTCTTCTGTAAATCCTGACTGATGATCGTGATGGGCCGCCTTATCGGGGCTGAAAGTTGATGACAACCTGTGGGCTCCTGATTCTTTAATGTTCCCCTTAAGCACTAGCGTTGTGTGGCTCGGAAGAAACAGTTTTATTACTGGGGGTTACAGATGACCATACAAATGCACAAGTCCtgattttgtccttttgtttttccaggagAGTGCAAAGCCTTCAAAGAAAAGTTCATGAAATGTCTCAGAGAGAACAACTATGACAACTCCATGTGCCGACTGCAGTCCAAAGACTACCTGGAGTGCCGAATGGACCAGTAAGAAAGCCAATGAAAATGTTACCTAGTGAATCGACAAAGGTAACGTGTATAATCgtcttggttttattttttgttttcagtcagctGATGACCAAGGAGCCTCTGCAGAAACTGGGATTTAAGGACCTGATGGATCCTCCCCCCAGCCAAGCAGGCAAAGACAACAAATCCTGATTTGACTCCACATCTGCTGTTTCCAAAGTGCAGAAGCATAGAATAAAGTGCTGTGACCGTGAGCTGACAAGGATGACTGCAAAGACTCTGAACATGCAGCTCCAGCACGAggactgtgtgttttcagtcaaTACAAATTAATTTTGTACATAAGATGACTTTATGTAATATATAGAGATGCTGTTTTGCTTgtcaataaatcttttttatctaaacttttattttggagcCTTTGACACAGTTGCAGCAGTGACATTCTCTGAACAGTTCAAAAACAAACCCGCTTATCAAAAATCGACTACTCTTATGTTTCTCGAACACAACCTTTATGAAATTTAAAGGCTCCCTGGATCTTCTCAAATCCTGTATGGTGGAATTCAAACCAAATGTGCCTGTTTGGCATTTAAGAGTGTTTATTGTTAAGTATTTTTGATACTGTCCCATGAAATGACCAAAACGAATGATTCGTCCATGTCAGAGAAAAGTCGTTCTCCTGGAAATCCTTCCAAACAAAACattcttgttcagtctttttaacTGAACTGCACTGTCATGAAGTTTAACTTTTAAAACACTAACCGAGGCCTGTAGTGTATATGGTTTTTCATCGTTTCTCTGAGCATCGTATCGCCTGATCTCGGGAATTTCTCAGGACATCCACCTCTGGGAAGACAGGCAGCGGTCTTAAATGCTGTCGCTGTAGATCTGGATgtcaaattgtttggaaattaCTTTATAACTCTTTCGAGGTAGAGAAGCAGCGATAGTTGTTTCTGTAAGATCACTGCTGATATCTCTGAcgcacacctgaatgctccagacacTGTTTCACCACTGTCAGCTTCATCTTTGGCCATAGAAACGCTCCTTCCTCATATTGACACGGGCGATGAGGAGTTCGTCTTCTGGTTGATCCGTGCCCGCTGGTAGAAAGGTCCATTTAACCACAGGTAACGCTGTGTTGTGACATCGCTGGGAAACAACACAAGTAAGTGTGAAGGGAGAAGGGGTGATGGTGGCGTTGATGGCCAAACACAGATCTGTAGAAACGAGTAAGAATTACAGCATATATTATTTGGACTGTTGGATGCCATTGGCTGCAGgttgtttaacaaaaacaattgTGGCTTCTGTAAAATAATTCAGAATTTAAGTGATTAAGATTAAGTTAACGAACATGGTGCAGAATTCAAGTCTTTGCAGAGATTAGTTGTTCTAATACTTGCTTACTTATGAACACGTTCAAAAAGCCATCTTTAAAGTAAACATTTCAACTTGCACCAATGCATCTGTAATCTTTTAGTAGCAGTATTTCTTTAATGTGCTGTAATATAAAACATCACTTCATGGAATTACGTGCAatttacaacattttaaaacttttttttgctgtttttttctctgttaagcCACTCAGCACTGACCCATGAATCATTCGAGCATAAAGGAGGCACCTGAGccactgttgtttttatgtgtaaCACCTAAGTAAGTTTAGGCACCTTGGTACCCATAGCaacataatttgttcccatttctttagctaAACCTTGCTTAGCAATGATCTGAAGCAGATGAACGGTGGTTCAACGGTGGCTGTGAATGTTATTAATTTGGACCCAGAACTGACTAATAACGTGAATCTATTGTGAACAACTTTTAAAATGAGACGCTCAAAGTCACTGCATCGCATCAAAAGATCATAAAAGTGCTCTGAAAAAAGTTTTAGTTTTGGGGGGTCAAAGCTGTACCGTTCacaaaaagtgtaaaaagtgTCCATATTGTATCAAATGTAAGTGTGGGCAGCCTAGTGTTATTCATCAGTAGAAGAATACATCAGTGCATAGTTGGCTTGAATTTAGCTTTTGATAGTAAATGCACTGAGAAAGAACAGCCATGAGCATCACAAATCAGAGCTAAATATCTACACACTCCACAGTGAGTTTGTTGTTGCTCAGCAGCTTTCTTCCCTCTCAAGCTGACAGCAGTGTTGTTTTTGGCAGCTGTGATGACATACGTGGGATGATGGTTGAGGAACAAACTTTACTGCTGCGCGTGTTGTATGGCATTATATATGACACTTCTGCTTTTGTCAACTTTGGGCACATTTCACAATCCCCATTTTCCACGACACGCAAGCGTTTTACTGTCAAACAAGTCGCATGCTTTGAGCGCAGTGCATAATTACAATCAGGGCTTTTCCCCcagttttgtcttttatttggtCTTGAGTGACAGaacaaaacaaggaaaataTAGCTTAGAGACTGTaaagtgcagctgctgtgatgAGTTACTTAAATCGCctgtcataaattacgcttaaatagacatgaaaataaaaatacgaattaaaagtgctaagtagatagatatatacatgatatatacatgagtgcaggtggtgatcagtgccaaacatggaatgatgcagtgaacacagcgtagggtcatgtgttagtggtgggaacagtcatacggttattgttcatgtgtccaacagcagaggggaagaaactgttcttgtggcgagaggttctggtgcgaatggaccggagcctcctgcctgaggggagcaggtcaaacagacaaAATTCCATCTTGCCAATTAAGAGGAAGCCAGTTGAAAGCATCTTTGCGACATCAAATAAGAGGGCCAGAACCAACTGCGAAAACGGCAAGCGCCACACCTTTAACCACAGCTGGGCCGAGGACCACCGCTAGAGAATcattttttgaaataaaaatgaagacatCTACATCAGCCATTTCCAGGCTGAAGGCGAATAAGGCACCGGGCACAGACGGTTATCCGTCCGAATGGTATAAAGCATTTAGGACGCAACTAACACCAGTGCTGCTTAATTGCTTTAATCATACACTAAGAACAGGAGTAGCCCCACAATCTCAGAGAAAAGCAGTTATCCCAAAAGACGGCAAAGATAAAAAAGAATGCAGCTCGTATAGGCCAATCTCTATCCTTAACGTGGACTATAAATTATTTGCTTCAATATTAGCTAAGAGACTGGAATCAATTATCCCGGAGCTGATAGACCTAGATCAGACAGGCTTTGTCTCAAATagacagacctctctgcattgaatcatatctgttgttaacctctgtctctcttccttctctcaccccaaccggtcgcagcagatggccgcccctccctgagcctggttctgccggaggtttcttcctgttaaaagggagtttttccttcccactgttgccaaagtgcttgctcatagggggtcatatatgattgttggttttttttttctctgtatctatgaagcgccttgaggcgacttatgttgtgatttggcactatataaataaaattgaattgaattgaattgaacctgAGGAGAACGCTACAAGTGATGGATCATATAACATCAGGAAATATTAGTGCAATGTTGGTCAGCCTAGACACCGAAAAGGCATTTGACTTGGTGGGTTGGGAATATCTATTTAGGGTACTAGCAAGATTCGGATTCAAAGATGGCTTCATTAAATGTATCGAAGCACTGTATCACTCCCCAACAGCCAGGATCAGGATTAATGGGCACCTGTCTCAAAATATTGCTTTGAAGCGAGGGACACGCCAGGGCTGCCCCTTGAGCCCATCCCTGTTTGCCTTGTACATTGAGCCTCTGGCTCAGGCTATTAGAGAAAACTCTGAAATCCAAGGAATAATGATCAGGGGTGAAGAACACAAGACTTGTATGTGTGGGACAGATGGATCTCACGGTTCATCTGAAACGGCAGACGACCGAGGGTCCAGTACAAAACGCTGCAACTGAAAAAAGAGAAGGGAGGGAGAGCTTTGCCGTGCTTACAAGATTACTACTACGCCGCACAACTGAAGCCCCTGGTAAACTGGTGCTCCCCAAACTATGAAGCTAAGTGGAAAAATATGGAAATTACACAATTAGACTTCCCACTACAGTCACTTTTAGGAAATAAGAACCAAGCTGAAAGATTTTACGAAGATTTGAACCATTTGACCCGGTTCACCCTGAAACTATGGTTCAGGGTAGTGGGGAAACTACAAATAGAAAAACAGGTTAGGACCTTGAATTGGATAGCTTATGACCCGGAGTTTGTGCCTGCCAGGCTGGATGGGACCTTTAAACAGTGGTCTCTGAGAGGAATTACTTCTTTTTGTTCACTAGCAACAAATGGGGGATTCCAAAGCTATGAAACCATCTCAGACACATACGGACTGGCAAAGCAGGACTTCTTTAGATACTTGCAGGTTAGAGACTATTACAACAAGACGTTACTAATCAGAGATGAAAACGAATACGACCTAATTCAAATCTTTCAAGAGGCATACAAGAGAAAGGACTCTAAAAAGATGGTCTCAAAAATATACGGTAGTATACAAGCCTCTAAAAATCACTCTACGTTGTACATTAAGCAGAAATGGGAGAGGGAATCAGGCTCACTAATTTCA carries:
- the cox19 gene encoding cytochrome c oxidase assembly protein COX19; the encoded protein is MSTAMNFGSKTFKPRPPDKGSFPLDHFGECKAFKEKFMKCLRENNYDNSMCRLQSKDYLECRMDHQLMTKEPLQKLGFKDLMDPPPSQAGKDNKS